Proteins encoded in a region of the Burkholderia ubonensis subsp. mesacidophila genome:
- a CDS encoding non-ribosomal peptide synthetase, with product MTSFPTALHHRIRELARRAPDAPALAVSFPTDIRLTRGALDARASRLARRLRAAGVGAEVRVGVCVERSCELFVALLAVLKAGGVFVPLDPRHPAARLDWIVRDANLRHGIVDAAGRAALGAPFAHAFDVADIDADTADAAHACADEDDAPVHPRAAAYMIYTSGSTGTPKAVVVEHGPLAAHCDALAAALPIEAGDRLLHFASVNFDAAHECWLAPLAVGASLAVAPPQPFAPDAAYALMVREQVSVAAFPPAYLREFAALAARDGVPPALRVLAFGGEALPQQAFEFVRDTFPAVRLVNGYGPTEAVISPMLWPVEPGETPELAADDAFAALPIGRPIGPRVARVDSIEGAAAGELLLGGVCLARGYHGRPALTAERFVPDPDGAPGARVYRTGDLARVRDDGAFDYLGRLDDQVQVRGVRVEPAEIAACLRAHPAVADAAVVAETDGGPTRLVACVALCTEADDAALKAHVAAQLPVAWQPHRYVRCDALPYTLNGKLDRAALRERIAADRADRAAGDAPRTDTERRTADLWQALLGLDAPPSRDDRFFALGGDSLAAMQLQAAIRVEWRVNLRLDTLFADPALAALADAIDRAECETGAPLVAIAARAGAPAGAPYAERAASLAQQRFWVLAQTRDASAAYHIAAHWTIDGALDRGALQCALDHVIGRHDAWRTTLVENDDGVVMQRIHAHLPVAIAEVDLRGLPPAGRDAQAAILAERDAGAPFDLAEGPLVRATLIALADNRHRLLLTAHHAITDGWSSRCAFEELTAAYGAYANGVAPALPALPIQYADFADWQRDMLAGGEGERQLNYWRAALQDAPGPLALPVDRQPGATRTLHGARTSLRLPDAVAADVRRLARDAHATVFTVLMAALDAWLSRLTGATDVVVAVPVAHRQRPETRALLGLFLNTVALRVRVAPTQPFATLVDAVRAAALDAYAHQDVPFERVVDAVKPPVRRGDEWLRVKFAQQFDARLDSALPGATAVATPGPDLAARFDFALDFTDEASGIELVAAYATDCIDADTARAWLASYAALVAAAARDPQCATTALPCDGANVARQPRDGRALTPEHADVVAAFARQAAAYPHRVALTDAAASLTFAELDDASDRVARALQLRGTAAEEPVVVCIERSARFVVGLLGALKAGALAVLLDPAQPAERLAAAAADCRARSALVAGDAAWPAGTLAQALDVDTLAADATLAQAAAARIARHPDQGAYLIYTSGSTGTPKGVVVSHRALADYVQGMLDELAFAPDASFAMVSTVAADLGHTTLFGALCAGRTLHLLPASCAFDPDAFADEMRRRDVGVLKIVPSHLQALLDARAPADVLPSHALVTGGETLTWALVARIAALKPACRVINHYGPTEATVGALTCDTASMVADAGNAHDAPSGVPLGGPLPNARALVLDAFGACVPAGATGELYLGGPGVARGYWGRPAATAERFLPDPFTPGARVYRTGDRVRLRTDGRIEFLGRIDDQVKIRGYRVEPGEVSAAVRAADGIAQAETLAVEHDGRLRLVAFVVARDGAAFDEAALRARLAATLPDYMVPAQIIALPRLPVTANGKIDRAALRTLAAAPVAAADGDAPQGAVETTLAEIWQAVLKAPRVGRDDNFFELGGDSILVLQVIARARKRGVRFTPKQLFDGPTLAELARVAKTEDVAPPAPVAQAATTATAPCVLTPAQQRFFALDVPHPGHWNQAVAFDVRGSFDPAAFARAFDALLTHHEAFRRRFTRGANGAWQADDAQRPYDALPFVEVAARDDADALARFDALQRRLDLGRGPLACACAARLPDGATRLFVAIHHAIVDGVSWRILLDDLDTAYRAACEQRPIRLALQGLCADAWAARLARAATDPGSPFANETAYWTGMAHGDDVAPDHPESPATNADAAVVVQTIDAALTRAVLTDAHAAYRTQTIELLAAALAIALTDGRDAASCRVELEGHGREALFDDADASRTIGWLTSHYPVSLPVGATPRDTLCAVKDALRAVPHKGLGFGVLAHYGDAATRAALAAVPRPRVTFNYLGQFDAPRDATLVPHFGGAGVERDPQGPLGNALAIHAYLDEDRDEGRNGGRTLKLHWVYGAPQFERATIDAFAARFAAALAALVDACTARIAHRGGGATPGDFPLAHAAGLTQAAIERAPLDWRTIDDVYPLSPMQQGILFHALFAPGHASYVNQLVATATALDAGRLAAAFDASIARHDILRTSIMPDEAAPLQRVHRQAALPVEQLDWRARAATLDADFDAWLAADRARGFDWNQPPLMRLTLIRVTDDAWRVVWTRHHVLLDGWSTARLLADVLRDYRDPDAVSPFASRPALRYRDFIAWLGARERDADERFWTGRLARLDAPTLIAERTADRADAAMLTWRVRIDADAFARVTQTARALKLTVNTLVQGAWALALQRMTHQPAVAFGATVAGRPDALPDVDAVLGLFINTVPVITAPAPQQRAADWLQALQRDNAAAAEHAHAPLADIQRWARGAGGALFDTLVVFENYPVDDTAHDADPRALALRDVRSIEATDFALTLVIESGADLTIDYGYDTARIDARQVETWHRAFACALDALARTPDALLGALSIGDDAARDSLAQRDATARAWSAHRQLPLHAQFEAAARATPGAVALEYADAHGGLQRMTYAELDACTSRIAAALRRQGVQPDTPVALCVERSFDMVSALVGVLKAGAAYLPVDPDYPAERIAYLLRDARPAVVLTQAHLRAQVEAALGDAAGTQLLTVTDLLAQDIAPDTTEPVAVADAQLAYLIYTSGSTGKPKGAGNTHGALANRIAWMQHAYRLTRDDVVLHKTPFGFDVSVWEFVWPLAQGAKLAIAAPGDHRDPARLAAAIHAHRVTVLHFVPSMLAAFAAHLDDFGATAQCDSVRLIVASGEALAPELVAKVARLLPRATLVNLYGPTEAAIDVSHWTCGPADAHAHAVPIGHPIANLRLHVLDAAWQPVPAGATGELYLAGAGLARGYLGRPGLTAERFVPDPFVPGARMYRTGDLARRRADGALDYLGRVDTQVKLRGQRIEPGEIEALLRAAPGVHDAVVVVRDAQLIGYVARGDAAALDPAALLDALRAQLPAYMVPSQLIALDALPVTPNGKCDRHALPAPVRESAATAELATDTERALAAIWQRVLRVDTIGRDDDFFLLGGHSLLATQAHAQANLHWGLALPLRTLFDTRTLARCAQALDAACAARGATDAASAIDALLGELEIQ from the coding sequence ATGACGAGTTTCCCGACTGCGTTGCATCACCGAATCCGCGAGCTGGCGCGCCGCGCGCCCGACGCGCCCGCGCTCGCCGTCTCCTTTCCGACCGACATCCGCCTGACGCGCGGCGCGCTCGACGCGCGTGCGTCGCGGCTCGCGCGGCGGCTGCGCGCGGCGGGCGTCGGCGCCGAGGTGCGGGTCGGCGTGTGCGTCGAGCGCTCGTGCGAACTGTTCGTCGCGCTGCTGGCCGTGCTGAAGGCGGGCGGCGTGTTCGTGCCGCTCGACCCGCGCCATCCGGCCGCGCGCCTCGACTGGATCGTGCGCGACGCGAACCTGCGCCACGGCATCGTCGACGCGGCAGGGCGCGCGGCGCTCGGCGCGCCGTTCGCGCACGCATTCGACGTCGCGGACATCGATGCCGACACAGCGGACGCAGCGCACGCGTGCGCCGATGAAGACGACGCGCCGGTCCATCCGCGCGCGGCCGCCTACATGATCTATACGTCGGGCTCGACCGGCACGCCGAAGGCGGTGGTCGTCGAGCACGGGCCGCTCGCCGCGCATTGCGATGCGCTCGCGGCCGCGCTGCCGATCGAGGCCGGCGACCGGCTGCTGCATTTCGCGTCGGTCAATTTCGACGCGGCGCACGAATGCTGGCTCGCGCCGCTCGCGGTCGGCGCGAGCCTCGCGGTCGCGCCGCCGCAGCCGTTCGCGCCGGACGCAGCGTACGCGCTGATGGTGCGCGAGCAGGTCAGCGTCGCGGCGTTTCCGCCCGCCTACCTGCGCGAGTTCGCGGCGCTCGCGGCGCGCGACGGCGTGCCGCCGGCGCTGCGCGTGCTCGCGTTCGGCGGCGAGGCGCTGCCGCAGCAGGCGTTCGAATTCGTGCGCGACACCTTTCCGGCGGTGCGGCTCGTCAACGGCTACGGGCCGACCGAAGCGGTGATCTCGCCGATGCTGTGGCCGGTCGAGCCGGGTGAGACGCCAGAACTCGCCGCGGACGACGCGTTCGCGGCGCTGCCGATCGGCCGGCCGATCGGCCCGCGCGTTGCCCGCGTCGACAGTATCGAGGGCGCAGCGGCCGGCGAGCTGCTGCTCGGCGGCGTCTGTCTCGCGCGCGGCTATCACGGCCGCCCGGCGCTGACCGCCGAGCGCTTCGTGCCCGATCCGGACGGCGCGCCCGGCGCGCGCGTCTATCGCACCGGCGATCTCGCGCGCGTGCGCGACGACGGCGCGTTCGATTACCTCGGCCGCCTCGACGATCAGGTGCAGGTGCGCGGCGTGCGCGTCGAGCCGGCGGAAATCGCCGCGTGCCTGCGCGCGCATCCGGCCGTCGCCGACGCGGCGGTGGTCGCGGAAACCGACGGCGGCCCGACGCGGCTCGTCGCGTGCGTCGCGCTGTGCACGGAGGCCGACGACGCGGCGCTGAAGGCGCACGTCGCCGCGCAACTGCCGGTCGCCTGGCAGCCGCACCGGTACGTGCGCTGCGACGCGCTGCCGTACACGCTGAACGGCAAGCTCGACCGCGCGGCGCTGCGCGAGCGGATCGCCGCGGACCGGGCGGACCGCGCAGCCGGCGACGCGCCGCGCACGGACACCGAGCGGCGCACGGCCGACCTCTGGCAGGCGCTGCTCGGCCTCGACGCGCCGCCGTCGCGCGACGACCGCTTCTTCGCGCTGGGCGGCGATTCGCTCGCGGCGATGCAGCTGCAGGCGGCGATTCGCGTCGAATGGCGCGTCAACCTGCGGCTCGACACGCTGTTCGCGGACCCGGCGCTCGCCGCGCTGGCCGACGCGATCGACCGCGCGGAGTGCGAAACCGGCGCGCCGCTCGTCGCGATCGCGGCGCGTGCCGGCGCGCCGGCCGGCGCACCGTATGCCGAGCGCGCGGCGTCGCTGGCGCAGCAGCGCTTCTGGGTGCTGGCGCAGACGCGCGACGCGAGCGCGGCCTATCACATCGCCGCGCACTGGACGATCGACGGCGCGCTCGACCGCGGCGCGCTGCAGTGCGCGCTAGATCACGTGATCGGCCGGCACGACGCGTGGCGCACGACGCTCGTCGAGAACGACGACGGCGTCGTGATGCAGCGGATTCACGCGCACCTGCCGGTGGCGATCGCCGAAGTCGACCTGCGCGGCCTGCCGCCGGCCGGCCGCGACGCGCAGGCGGCAATTCTTGCCGAGCGCGACGCCGGCGCGCCGTTCGACCTGGCCGAAGGCCCGCTCGTGCGCGCGACGCTCATCGCGCTCGCCGACAACCGCCACCGGCTGCTGCTGACGGCCCATCACGCGATCACCGACGGCTGGAGCTCGCGCTGCGCGTTCGAGGAGCTGACGGCGGCCTATGGCGCGTACGCGAACGGCGTCGCGCCGGCGCTGCCCGCGCTGCCGATCCAGTACGCGGACTTTGCGGACTGGCAGCGCGACATGCTCGCGGGCGGCGAGGGCGAGCGGCAATTGAACTACTGGCGCGCCGCGCTGCAGGACGCGCCGGGTCCGCTCGCGCTGCCGGTCGACCGGCAGCCCGGCGCAACGCGCACGCTGCACGGCGCGCGCACGTCGCTGCGCTTGCCCGACGCGGTCGCGGCCGACGTGCGCCGCCTCGCGCGCGACGCGCACGCGACCGTCTTCACGGTGCTGATGGCCGCGCTCGACGCATGGCTGTCGCGCCTGACCGGCGCGACCGACGTCGTGGTCGCCGTGCCGGTCGCGCACCGGCAGCGTCCGGAAACGCGCGCGCTGCTCGGGCTGTTCCTGAACACGGTGGCGCTGCGTGTGCGGGTCGCGCCGACGCAGCCGTTCGCGACGCTGGTCGACGCGGTGCGCGCGGCGGCGCTCGATGCGTATGCGCATCAGGACGTGCCGTTCGAGCGTGTCGTCGACGCGGTGAAGCCGCCGGTGCGGCGCGGCGACGAATGGTTGCGCGTCAAGTTCGCGCAGCAGTTCGACGCGCGGCTCGACAGCGCGCTGCCGGGCGCGACCGCGGTCGCGACGCCGGGGCCGGATCTCGCCGCGCGCTTCGATTTCGCGCTGGATTTCACCGACGAGGCGAGCGGCATCGAACTGGTCGCCGCGTATGCGACCGACTGCATCGACGCCGACACCGCGCGCGCGTGGCTCGCCAGCTACGCGGCGCTCGTCGCGGCCGCCGCGCGCGATCCGCAGTGCGCGACGACCGCGCTGCCGTGCGACGGCGCGAACGTGGCGCGGCAGCCGCGCGACGGCCGGGCGCTGACGCCCGAACACGCGGACGTCGTCGCGGCGTTCGCGCGGCAGGCCGCCGCCTATCCGCATCGCGTCGCGCTGACCGACGCGGCGGCGTCGCTGACGTTCGCGGAGCTCGACGACGCGTCGGACCGCGTCGCCCGCGCGCTGCAACTGCGCGGCACGGCGGCCGAGGAGCCGGTCGTCGTCTGCATCGAACGCTCGGCGCGCTTCGTCGTCGGCCTGCTCGGCGCGCTGAAGGCGGGCGCGCTGGCCGTGCTGCTCGATCCGGCGCAGCCGGCCGAGCGGCTCGCGGCGGCCGCCGCCGATTGCCGCGCGCGCTCGGCGCTCGTGGCCGGTGACGCCGCATGGCCGGCCGGCACGCTCGCACAGGCGCTCGACGTCGACACGCTCGCGGCCGACGCGACGCTCGCGCAGGCGGCCGCCGCGCGCATCGCGCGGCACCCGGACCAGGGCGCGTACCTGATCTACACGTCCGGCTCGACCGGCACGCCGAAGGGCGTCGTCGTGTCGCATCGCGCGCTCGCCGACTACGTGCAGGGCATGCTCGACGAACTCGCGTTCGCGCCGGACGCGTCGTTCGCGATGGTGTCGACGGTTGCGGCCGACCTCGGCCATACGACGCTGTTCGGCGCGCTGTGCGCAGGCCGCACGCTGCATCTGCTGCCGGCGTCGTGCGCGTTCGATCCGGATGCGTTCGCCGACGAGATGCGCCGCCGCGACGTCGGCGTGCTGAAGATCGTGCCGAGCCACCTGCAGGCGCTGCTCGACGCGCGCGCGCCGGCCGACGTGCTGCCGAGCCACGCGCTCGTGACGGGCGGCGAAACGCTCACGTGGGCGCTGGTCGCGCGCATCGCCGCGCTCAAGCCGGCGTGCCGCGTGATCAATCACTACGGCCCGACCGAGGCGACCGTCGGTGCGCTGACGTGCGACACGGCGTCGATGGTGGCCGACGCAGGCAATGCGCACGACGCGCCGAGCGGCGTGCCGCTCGGCGGGCCGCTGCCGAACGCGCGTGCGCTCGTGCTCGATGCGTTCGGCGCGTGCGTGCCGGCGGGCGCGACCGGCGAGCTGTATCTCGGCGGGCCGGGCGTCGCGCGCGGCTACTGGGGCCGGCCGGCGGCGACCGCCGAGCGCTTCCTGCCCGATCCGTTCACGCCGGGCGCGCGCGTGTACCGCACCGGCGACCGCGTGCGGCTGCGCACGGACGGCCGCATCGAATTCCTCGGGCGGATCGACGACCAGGTCAAGATTCGCGGCTATCGCGTCGAGCCGGGCGAGGTGAGCGCGGCCGTGCGCGCGGCCGACGGCATCGCGCAGGCGGAAACGCTGGCGGTCGAGCACGACGGCCGCCTGCGGCTCGTCGCGTTCGTCGTCGCGCGCGACGGCGCGGCATTTGACGAGGCCGCGCTGCGCGCGCGGCTCGCGGCGACGCTGCCGGACTACATGGTGCCGGCGCAGATCATTGCGCTGCCGCGCCTGCCGGTGACCGCGAACGGCAAGATCGATCGCGCGGCGCTGCGCACGCTGGCCGCCGCGCCGGTCGCGGCCGCCGACGGCGACGCGCCGCAAGGCGCGGTCGAGACGACGCTCGCGGAAATCTGGCAGGCGGTGCTGAAAGCGCCGCGCGTCGGCCGCGACGACAACTTCTTCGAGCTCGGCGGCGACTCGATCCTCGTGCTGCAGGTGATCGCCCGCGCGCGCAAGCGCGGCGTGCGCTTCACGCCGAAGCAGCTGTTCGACGGCCCGACGCTCGCCGAGCTGGCGCGCGTCGCGAAGACGGAAGACGTGGCGCCGCCCGCGCCGGTCGCGCAGGCCGCGACGACAGCGACCGCCCCGTGCGTGCTGACGCCCGCGCAGCAGCGCTTCTTCGCGCTCGACGTGCCGCATCCGGGCCACTGGAACCAGGCGGTCGCGTTCGACGTGCGCGGGTCGTTCGATCCCGCCGCGTTTGCACGGGCATTCGATGCGCTGCTCACGCATCACGAAGCGTTCCGCCGGCGCTTCACGCGCGGCGCGAACGGCGCGTGGCAGGCCGACGACGCACAGCGCCCGTACGATGCGCTGCCGTTCGTCGAAGTCGCCGCGCGCGACGACGCCGACGCGCTCGCGCGCTTCGATGCGCTGCAGCGCCGGCTCGATCTCGGCCGCGGGCCGCTCGCGTGCGCGTGCGCGGCGCGGCTGCCGGACGGCGCGACGCGGCTGTTCGTCGCGATCCACCACGCGATCGTCGACGGCGTGTCGTGGCGGATCCTGCTCGACGATCTCGACACCGCATACCGCGCGGCCTGCGAGCAACGGCCGATCCGGCTCGCGCTGCAGGGCCTGTGCGCCGACGCGTGGGCCGCGCGGCTCGCGCGCGCGGCGACCGATCCGGGCTCGCCGTTCGCGAACGAAACCGCGTACTGGACCGGGATGGCGCACGGCGACGACGTCGCACCCGACCATCCGGAGTCGCCGGCGACCAACGCGGACGCGGCCGTCGTCGTGCAGACGATCGACGCCGCGCTGACCCGTGCGGTGCTTACCGACGCGCACGCCGCCTACCGCACGCAGACGATCGAGCTGCTCGCCGCCGCGCTGGCCATCGCGCTGACCGACGGGCGCGACGCCGCGTCGTGCCGCGTCGAACTGGAAGGGCATGGCCGCGAGGCGCTGTTCGACGATGCGGATGCGAGCCGCACGATTGGCTGGCTGACGAGCCATTACCCGGTTTCGCTGCCGGTCGGGGCGACGCCGCGCGACACGCTTTGCGCGGTCAAGGACGCGCTGCGCGCAGTGCCGCACAAGGGGCTCGGCTTCGGCGTGCTCGCGCACTACGGCGATGCGGCGACGCGCGCGGCGCTGGCCGCGGTGCCGCGCCCGCGCGTGACCTTCAACTATCTCGGCCAGTTCGACGCGCCGCGCGACGCGACGCTCGTGCCTCACTTCGGCGGCGCCGGCGTCGAGCGCGATCCGCAGGGGCCGCTCGGCAACGCGCTCGCGATCCATGCATATCTCGACGAGGACCGCGACGAGGGCCGTAACGGCGGGCGCACGCTGAAGCTGCACTGGGTATACGGCGCGCCGCAGTTCGAGCGCGCGACGATCGATGCGTTCGCCGCGCGGTTCGCGGCGGCGCTCGCCGCGCTCGTCGACGCGTGCACGGCGCGCATTGCCCATCGCGGCGGCGGCGCGACGCCGGGCGACTTCCCGCTCGCGCATGCAGCCGGCCTCACGCAGGCGGCGATCGAGCGTGCGCCGCTCGACTGGCGCACGATCGACGACGTGTATCCGCTGTCGCCGATGCAGCAGGGCATCCTGTTTCACGCGCTGTTCGCGCCGGGCCATGCGAGCTACGTGAACCAACTGGTCGCGACCGCGACGGCGCTCGACGCCGGCCGGCTCGCGGCCGCGTTCGACGCGTCGATCGCGCGGCACGACATCCTGCGCACCAGCATCATGCCGGACGAAGCCGCGCCGCTGCAGCGCGTGCACCGGCAGGCGGCGCTGCCGGTCGAGCAGCTCGACTGGCGAGCGCGCGCCGCGACGCTGGACGCGGACTTCGACGCGTGGCTGGCGGCCGACCGCGCGCGTGGCTTCGACTGGAACCAGCCGCCGCTGATGCGCCTCACGCTGATCCGCGTGACGGACGACGCATGGCGCGTCGTGTGGACCCGCCATCACGTGCTGCTCGACGGCTGGAGCACCGCGCGGCTGCTCGCCGACGTACTGCGCGACTACCGCGACCCGGACGCCGTGTCGCCGTTCGCGAGCCGCCCGGCGCTGCGCTACCGCGACTTCATCGCCTGGCTCGGCGCGCGCGAGCGCGACGCGGACGAGCGCTTCTGGACCGGACGCCTCGCGCGGCTCGACGCGCCGACGCTGATCGCCGAACGCACGGCCGACCGCGCGGACGCGGCGATGCTCACGTGGCGCGTCCGCATCGATGCGGACGCGTTCGCACGCGTCACGCAGACGGCGCGCGCGCTGAAGCTGACCGTCAACACGCTGGTGCAGGGCGCGTGGGCGCTCGCGCTGCAGCGGATGACCCACCAGCCGGCGGTCGCGTTCGGCGCGACCGTCGCGGGCCGGCCGGACGCGCTGCCGGACGTCGATGCGGTGCTCGGCCTGTTCATCAACACGGTGCCGGTGATCACCGCGCCCGCGCCGCAGCAACGCGCGGCCGACTGGCTGCAGGCGCTGCAGCGCGACAACGCGGCGGCGGCCGAGCACGCGCATGCGCCGCTCGCCGACATCCAGCGCTGGGCGCGCGGTGCGGGCGGCGCGCTGTTCGACACGCTGGTCGTGTTCGAGAACTACCCGGTCGACGACACGGCGCACGACGCGGACCCGCGCGCGCTCGCGTTGCGCGACGTGCGCAGCATCGAGGCGACCGATTTCGCGCTGACGCTCGTGATCGAAAGCGGCGCGGACCTGACGATCGACTACGGCTACGACACCGCGCGCATCGACGCGCGGCAGGTCGAGACCTGGCATCGCGCGTTCGCCTGCGCGCTCGACGCATTGGCCCGCACGCCCGATGCGCTGCTCGGCGCGCTGTCGATCGGTGACGACGCGGCGCGCGACTCGCTCGCGCAGCGCGACGCGACTGCCCGCGCGTGGTCGGCGCATCGACAATTGCCGCTGCACGCGCAATTCGAAGCGGCGGCCCGCGCGACGCCAGGCGCCGTCGCGCTCGAATACGCGGACGCGCACGGCGGCCTGCAGCGGATGACCTATGCCGAGCTCGACGCGTGCACGTCGCGGATCGCCGCCGCGCTGCGGCGGCAGGGCGTGCAGCCCGACACGCCGGTTGCGCTGTGCGTCGAGCGCTCGTTCGACATGGTGAGCGCGCTCGTCGGCGTGCTGAAGGCCGGCGCCGCGTACCTGCCGGTCGATCCCGACTATCCGGCCGAGCGCATCGCGTACCTGCTGCGCGACGCGCGGCCCGCGGTCGTGCTGACGCAGGCGCACCTGCGCGCGCAGGTCGAAGCCGCGCTCGGCGACGCCGCCGGCACGCAGCTGCTGACGGTGACGGACCTGCTCGCGCAGGACATTGCACCGGACACGACCGAGCCGGTCGCGGTCGCCGACGCGCAGCTCGCGTACCTGATCTACACGTCCGGCTCGACCGGCAAGCCGAAGGGCGCGGGCAACACGCACGGCGCGCTCGCGAACCGGATCGCGTGGATGCAGCACGCGTACCGGCTCACGCGCGACGACGTCGTGCTGCACAAGACGCCGTTCGGCTTCGACGTGTCGGTGTGGGAATTCGTGTGGCCGCTGGCGCAGGGCGCGAAGCTCGCGATCGCCGCGCCGGGCGACCATCGCGACCCGGCGCGCCTCGCCGCCGCGATCCACGCGCACCGCGTGACGGTGCTGCATTTCGTGCCGTCGATGCTGGCCGCGTTCGCCGCGCATCTCGACGATTTCGGCGCGACCGCGCAATGCGACAGCGTGCGGCTGATCGTTGCGAGCGGCGAGGCGCTCGCGCCCGAACTGGTCGCGAAGGTCGCGCGGCTGTTGCCGCGCGCGACGCTCGTCAACCTGTACGGGCCGACCGAGGCGGCGATCGACGTGTCGCACTGGACCTGCGGCCCGGCCGACGCGCACGCGCACGCGGTGCCGATCGGCCATCCGATCGCGAACCTGCGGCTGCATGTGCTCGACGCCGCGTGGCAGCCGGTGCCGGCGGGCGCGACCGGCGAGCTGTACCTGGCCGGCGCGGGCCTCGCGCGCGGCTACCTCGGCCGGCCGGGGCTGACGGCCGAGCGCTTCGTGCCCGATCCGTTCGTGCCGGGCGCGCGCATGTACCGCACCGGCGATCTCGCGCGACGCCGCGCGGACGGCGCGCTCGACTACCTCGGCCGCGTCGACACTCAGGTGAAGCTGCGCGGCCAGCGGATCGAGCCGGGCGAGATCGAGGCGCTGCTGCGCGCGGCGCCGGGCGTGCACGACGCGGTCGTCGTGGTGCGCGACGCGCAGCTGATCGGCTACGTCGCGCGCGGCGATGCGGCCGCGCTCGACCCGGCCGCGTTGCTCGACGCGCTGCGCGCGCAGTTGCCGGCCTACATGGTGCCGTCGCAGCTGATCGCGCTCGACGCGCTGCCCGTCACGCCGAACGGCAAGTGCGACCGCCATGCGCTGCCCGCGCCGGTGCGCGAGTCGGCGGCGACGGCCGAGCTCGCGACCGACACGGAGCGCGCGCTCGCGGCGATCTGGCAGCGCGTGCTGCGCGTCGACACGATCGGCCGCGACGACGATTTCTTCCTGCTCGGCGGCCATTCGCTGCTCGCGACGCAGGCCCATGCGCAGGCGAACCTGCACTGGGGCCTCGCGCTGCCGCTGCGCACGCTGTTCGACACCCGCACGCTCGCGCGCTGCGCGCAGGCGCTCGACGCGGCCTGCGCGGCGCGCGGCGCGACCGACGCGGCGAGCGCGATCGACGCGCTGCTCGGCGAACTGGAAATTCAATAA